The nucleotide window AAGTCCCATTGTAGTCATGTACTCTATACCCCCTATATACCCACCCATCTAAACCCTCACATCTATCATCATACAAATGACCCCCTTTACCTCCTCTGCTTCAGCAAACAATGCCTCCCCCACTTCCTCCTAAACCCCTCAGGAATAATCTCCCAATCAGGCACCCAaaccgccctcgccaaaaacGGTGTGCTCTCCGCATCCAAGAAAGGAAGACActtgacctcctcccaccgaTCCACATTCTTCGCATAGTCCGGCTCATTTGGCGGAAGctccacatcccccctctccggGAACTGCGTGTCCACCATGAAAACACACATCCTCAAGTCGACATACTTGCCCATGTCCTCCTCGTTCTTGTTGTTCAACCCGATGGTAGGCAGCCAAGTCCCGCCAAAGAAGCCAAACCCAGTCGTGGCCTCGCTAAACTCTCCAGGAAGCAAGCCACGGAACTCGGAACGGACAAATTTGGCGTGCATATCCTTGGGAAGGAAGTACGAAGTAGGGAAGCGGTACCAATCCTTGCCAAAGCAGACTGTGTCGCCCCGTCCGCCGACCTCAAAGAGCGGATCGTAGAGGGACAATGGGGCATGGTAGGCAGTGTACATGCCACCAATGCGGGCAAGACCGACAATAGCTGACGCCACGAGCCCAAGGCTGACCACAGCCAGCTTGAGCTTGGCAGGGATCTTTCCCACGAGCGTCCTGGGGCTTGCGTTACCAAAGAAGGTGAGGAAACTGTGGAAGGCCAGGGCAGCGTTGAGAGCCAGGAAAGGGTATACAGGGTACATGAAGCGCTCTTCCTTGTGGGGCTGAAGGGTAAAGATGCCCAGCCACATGTAAAAGGGCGTCAAAAAGACAAAGGTACGAAGCCCAGACTGGAAAGTCTCTCCTGTTGAGCGCATGAAGAGCTTCTGCAAGAGGAACAGCGGTAGAGAAACCAGCGCAAGGATGAACCagatgttgaagttgagcaGCAGGTTCTTGAAGTAAAAGGTCCAGGGCTCGGTGCCGTAGAGGTCGGGGCCGCCGGTCTCGGAGAAGATGTTGTACTTGATGATGTTCCACGAGACAAGTTCAAACCTTCTGTAGAAAAAGGTGTTGATAGAAGCGTCAAGGCCCTATTGGCTAGTTAGCGTTGGCGTTTGACCCAGGCGGGTCATGAAAACTTACAACTAGAAGAACTCCGGCCATAACACCACGAAAAACGCGAAGCGCAGACTCAAACATACGATCCTGGTCACTGACAGCAGCAAAGAAGATCTCCTCCGCAACGAATGGCGCGCAAAGAGCCGCGGCAAACGGCCAGCCAAGAACGCCTCCTACGGCGAACCAGAACATGCCCATCGCTGTCTTGATCCCACCGCGCCAGTTCATGAAGGCGGCCGCGCCAAGACAGGACATGTACATGGCAAAGCTTGAGGGAAGATAGGCTGTGCTCGCGTGGAAATTTCCGGGGCTGAAGATGGTGGCTATTATGAAGAAGATTCCAACACGGGGGCTCAGGGCTAGGCAAATGGAGCGCCACATCAAGGTCTGGCAGAATGCGCACCCCACGGCGAATGCATAGCGGAGGAAGTAGAACTCGGCCACCTTGTTAGAGTGAGGCAATAGACGGCGAATATTGGCAACAATGGCGTGGATAGCAATGTAGAACCAGCTCCTGATGCTGAACTCGGGGGAGTATTCCCAGGTCTGAAGACCGTAGCCATGGCTGAGGTAGTGGGTAGGTTCCCAGTAGTTGAACGTCTCGTCGCAATCTTGGATCGGGGAGAAGAGAGCTGCTACGGCATTGGCGGCTAGGAAGAAGTAAAAGGCAGAGATGGGTTGGATCGCGAAGGCATCTTTGATAGCCCTGGCCGAGAAGCGCATGTCAGCTCAACATTCCCAAGTATGTATTCGCGGGGCACCCGGCTGGGATATGACGTGGGTAGCAGAGAAACTCACTGTTTCCTGGCGTGTTTTGCTGATGGATGTACGAAttctctcttctcctggCTGGGGGCAGGCTTGGGAGCTGCTGGTTTGGCTTTGGGAGCCATTGTGATGTTTTGGACCCTATTCCGGGGCTGCAGGAGGAAAGTGATTGCATTCAGCTGCCACTTTTTTGCTGGAGCTGAAGAACACACACAGACGTCAGCTCTCCAGCGGCTTCGATGTCCCCAAGCCAAGACGTGCTGGCAGTCAACGCCGCTAACCGCCTCATGTAAGGCGCCATTAAGCGAGCGATCCACTTCCCGAAGAGAGTCCGTGCGCGTTACTTGCCGGCGTTCTCTGAACTTTTTTGGATCCAGACTTTTTTGCGTGGCCATCAGAGAACCTTTGCGACTTCATCAGAGGTTTTGAGCAGTCTTTTCTCTGGTCGGAATAGGATATTTGGTtcatctcttcttttttttttctatctTGTCAGATCAGACTCTTTTCACGTCGAAATATCTCCTCTCTCTGCCATCTCGATATCATCGCCCTCACGACTTTCTTATCGCACCTGAGTCGCCTTATCGAGTATTGATCGATCGGAAAGCCTGTGAAGCTACTTCACCCCGAACTACAGCACCCTATATacttcccccctcttttcACCACATTTTCCATTCAGGGAGTACAAAGCATGGAAGGGTCCTCTATGCAGATCCCCGgcctcaatcttggccaggGGCAAGCTGAAGAGAAGCCAGCCAGTGAGGTGACCCAAAACACTCCTATCGTTGTAAGTTTTGCTCTTCAGACTTTCACAGTACAATTGGCTGATGTTGCTCTGCAGTCGGAaaagcagcaggagaatcTATCTCCAGTGGTTGAGGCCTCTGCTCGCCCGGATGAGGGCATGGATCTCGATGTCCAAGAACctgtcatcaccaaccaaccagaAACCAGCACAAAAGGAGTGGTGTCTGTTGATGTTCAAATGAAGGCCACAGATCTTGATGTCCCAGGCAGCCCAGACGTTACTGACGCGCTTGAGGCTGCTCTTGCTGCCGAGAATGATGTCAAAGACATGGTGGCTAAAGCCCAGGAATCTGTTACTGCTCCAGCGACTGTCACTACAACGGAGAGCAATGTCAATGTCAACGACACAGTCAGGGCTACAACACAGGAGACTGATATTACAGAGACCATCAGAAATACGACAAACGAGACTCCCGTCCAAGATggagagcaagaggagggcgAGCATCCAGAGTGGGAGATTGACTCTTCACCCTATGAGTCCTCAAGCTCCGATTCTTCAGATGATGACTCAGATGATGAAGACTATCCAATTCTCGGCGTCGAGGAAACCGCCCGGATGTTGATGGCTCTCGAgcatgatggtgatgtgaaCGGGTCTCGAGGCGTTACAGAGCCAATCCGATCCAAAAACGAGAAGCCTGAAGAGGTGATCCCCAAGCCTGATGTTCAAATTCTCCCCGAGGATAAGATTGAGCTTTTGGGTCAGATTCAGTTCATTGTCGAGACCAATCTTGTCATCCAATCCTGCAAGTCCGCTGCAGAGCAGGTTCTAGACACCGGCACTGTACTGTGCAAGGAAGACCGCACCGTCATTGGTGCCCTGGCTGATGTGTTAGGCAACGTCAGAGATCCCAAGTATACGGTGGGCTTCGCCAACGAAGAGGAGATCAAAGAGCTTGGGCTGGAAGTTGGAAtgcccatcttcttctcaacgAGGCATGCCAACTCTGTTTTCACCAAGCCGCTTATGCAAGCGAAGTACACGGATGCGAGCAACGTGCACGATGAAGAGCTTGCTCCTGAAGAGATGGAGTTCTCCGACGACGAGAAGGAACAAGAGTACAAGCGGAACAATAAGCTGCAGAAGCGAACGAACCGCGAGAAAAAGCTCGGGATTGAACCAGGAACTGGTCGCGGTGGCGGTCACGGCGGAAAGTGTGGTGGTCGAGGCGGAGGTTCAGGCTGGGGCGCCCAACATGCTCCTAGCTCCTCCGTTGCGACAACAGCTACGCTCGAttatgatgacgacgatgggcCTTACCGTCCATTGGCCAGACCCCCTGGATTTGGTTTACCTCCCAGGCCCCCGAGTCCGGCTCGCGACCAGCTGAACTTCAATCAGCATGGTGGTTTCGACAATCGAGGCCGTGACGATAATCGTGGTCATGATGGCTTCCGTGATCGAGGAAACAGCCGTGGCAGGGGCGGCTTCAGAGGCAATTTCCGCGGTCGCGACAACGAAGGGGGTCCTCGCGGCTTTGGTCATGGGAGACATTCGTCTGTCTCGACTGATGTCTCCACCGCAACATCCGCAACTCTGCCAGCTTTCTCCGCCAGCGGCAGCCCTTCTCCCTACAGCTTACATGTCCGCCCTCCATTCCCACCCGTTCCAGCTCCTACCCAAGGCGCCTGGCCCGGCATGCCAGCTattcctttcccccctccgccGCACGGTTATTCAGCTGCTCAGCAGGCACCACGTCCACCCATTCCCGGACAGCCGCAGCCTCCTACGGGTGGGTTCACGTTTAACTATCCCGCCTGGCCGCAGGCTCAAACCCAGGCCCAGGGACAGGGGTACGGTTATGCTCCAGCGGCTCcgtccccaacccctccccaacagcagaCTGGGTACACCCAGCCGCCGAACTGGGCCGGCGCAGCTGCGATTCTCCATAATTTGGCGCAGGGTGCCTACgggcagcagcctcagcaacagGCTCAGCAACAGGCTCCGCAGCAGGTTCATCAGAGCTATCAAGGTCAATCTGCTTATTATCCCCAGCAGGGCTACCAAAGTCAAGCTGGTCACCAGGCCCAGCAGAATGGAGGTCAGCAGCAGGCTCAGACGCAagctcagcagcaagctccgcaacagcaacagaaTCAGTACTGGCAGCATTAGGTACGTGCCATTCACTATGCTAGGCTTCTGAGCGAGCAAAACGCGG belongs to Podospora bellae-mahoneyi strain CBS 112042 chromosome 6, whole genome shotgun sequence and includes:
- the ALG9 gene encoding mannosyltransferase (CAZy:GT22; COG:G; BUSCO:EOG09261FM4; EggNog:ENOG503NV47) produces the protein MAPKAKPAAPKPAPSQEKREFVHPSAKHARKQAIKDAFAIQPISAFYFFLAANAVAALFSPIQDCDETFNYWEPTHYLSHGYGLQTWEYSPEFSIRSWFYIAIHAIVANIRRLLPHSNKVAEFYFLRYAFAVGCAFCQTLMWRSICLALSPRVGIFFIIATIFSPGNFHASTAYLPSSFAMYMSCLGAAAFMNWRGGIKTAMGMFWFAVGGVLGWPFAAALCAPFVAEEIFFAAVSDQDRMFESALRVFRGVMAGVLLVGLDASINTFFYRRFELVSWNIIKYNIFSETGGPDLYGTEPWTFYFKNLLLNFNIWFILALVSLPLFLLQKLFMRSTGETFQSGLRTFVFLTPFYMWLGIFTLQPHKEERFMYPVYPFLALNAALAFHSFLTFFGNASPRTLVGKIPAKLKLAVVSLGLVASAIVGLARIGGMYTAYHAPLSLYDPLFEVGGRGDTVCFGKDWYRFPTSYFLPKDMHAKFVRSEFRGLLPGEFSEATTGFGFFGGTWLPTIGLNNKNEEDMGKYVDLRMCVFMVDTQFPERGDVELPPNEPDYAKNVDRWEEVKCLPFLDAESTPFLARAVWVPDWEIIPEGFRRKWGRHCLLKQRR
- a CDS encoding hypothetical protein (EggNog:ENOG503NY8R; BUSCO:EOG09263G4R; COG:S), which translates into the protein MEGSSMQIPGLNLGQGQAEEKPASEVTQNTPIVSEKQQENLSPVVEASARPDEGMDLDVQEPVITNQPETSTKGVVSVDVQMKATDLDVPGSPDVTDALEAALAAENDVKDMVAKAQESVTAPATVTTTESNVNVNDTVRATTQETDITETIRNTTNETPVQDGEQEEGEHPEWEIDSSPYESSSSDSSDDDSDDEDYPILGVEETARMLMALEHDGDVNGSRGVTEPIRSKNEKPEEVIPKPDVQILPEDKIELLGQIQFIVETNLVIQSCKSAAEQVLDTGTVLCKEDRTVIGALADVLGNVRDPKYTVGFANEEEIKELGLEVGMPIFFSTRHANSVFTKPLMQAKYTDASNVHDEELAPEEMEFSDDEKEQEYKRNNKLQKRTNREKKLGIEPGTGRGGGHGGKCGGRGGGSGWGAQHAPSSSVATTATLDYDDDDGPYRPLARPPGFGLPPRPPSPARDQLNFNQHGGFDNRGRDDNRGHDGFRDRGNSRGRGGFRGNFRGRDNEGGPRGFGHGRHSSVSTDVSTATSATLPAFSASGSPSPYSLHVRPPFPPVPAPTQGAWPGMPAIPFPPPPHGYSAAQQAPRPPIPGQPQPPTGGFTFNYPAWPQAQTQAQGQGYGYAPAAPSPTPPQQQTGYTQPPNWAGAAAILHNLAQGAYGQQPQQQAQQQAPQQVHQSYQGQSAYYPQQGYQSQAGHQAQQNGGQQQAQTQAQQQAPQQQQNQYWQH